The following are from one region of the Rosistilla carotiformis genome:
- a CDS encoding O-antigen ligase family protein, with amino-acid sequence MLGIAANAGAIAVWSIMQRATDSTQVVPGIQEEYFRDTFSTFHYRNAGAAYLLVGLSAASGIAIWNLANKQLWNFGRQRGSRNLQVYNRGGYWTDLPVVASISLMLLIGIAIVLSLSRGAWVCGAAGLFFIAIAGLRTVGWRAIAALGACAVAVVAGGSYLAAQHERIETRSTDLALDHIAGDGRFEHFWDGVDAAIHYIPTGSGIGTYGFAHLPFMHEDSTAWYENAHNQYLEVLTESGILGMVLLMSGIVLLGIRSWHVLTCSKEPSQIGIGAAGCVALIAVAGQALVDFVIIYPANMMTAGLLLGAVCGCELRSSKGSPTDASTYHSKPPTSPRPIALGPFAWLMLLAIPLFSSQFILGREVHSQQILLATTPLSDDQLPSQKECSENAQQLQKLTDAMPDNAIAWQQLAWWQNAELRLRIIARHASNQPSVSDAQQSEQWIIQSPMGWFEAFAVADQQQQSKLRNQLVPEEGDRQLLHSSLAALSRANESNPLMPQTHLNRATLAPWIGDDWRPHALRLKQLARSNPEQLYFAGLLFYLGDEQELAIETWRRYLAIAATRRQTILGLAMMKWKAETIVNQLFPANPDLLIAMTGHALRDKKLAELVPFCQRRSEQLIHSEGLLTTAERHACNAQLAELNADLQRAAEHWQNATLAAPQNIDYRLRSASLALKLGDARTAQKQANVARALGGSNPQLDRIFAAIELQKPRHRARDQEASPRDMR; translated from the coding sequence ATGCTTGGCATCGCTGCGAATGCGGGAGCAATCGCGGTCTGGTCGATCATGCAGCGGGCAACAGATTCCACCCAAGTCGTCCCCGGCATTCAAGAAGAGTACTTTCGCGATACATTTTCGACGTTTCACTATCGCAACGCAGGGGCTGCTTACCTGCTGGTCGGCTTATCGGCCGCGAGCGGGATCGCAATCTGGAACCTCGCAAACAAACAACTCTGGAACTTCGGTCGACAGCGAGGCTCTCGGAACCTTCAAGTTTACAACCGTGGCGGATACTGGACCGACCTGCCCGTCGTGGCATCCATCTCGCTGATGCTACTAATTGGAATTGCAATCGTTCTATCGCTGTCGCGCGGCGCTTGGGTATGTGGTGCGGCTGGATTGTTTTTTATTGCGATCGCTGGTTTGAGAACGGTTGGTTGGCGGGCTATCGCTGCGTTAGGGGCATGCGCGGTGGCAGTCGTCGCCGGCGGTTCGTATTTGGCAGCACAACATGAACGTATTGAGACACGATCGACAGACCTCGCACTAGATCACATTGCCGGCGATGGCCGGTTCGAACACTTCTGGGATGGGGTCGACGCAGCGATCCACTACATTCCGACAGGTTCAGGCATCGGCACTTACGGATTTGCCCACCTGCCTTTCATGCACGAGGACTCCACCGCCTGGTATGAAAATGCCCACAACCAATATCTTGAAGTGCTCACCGAAAGCGGGATCCTCGGCATGGTACTCTTGATGTCGGGTATCGTCCTGTTAGGAATTCGATCTTGGCATGTCTTAACGTGCAGCAAGGAGCCAAGTCAGATTGGAATCGGCGCCGCCGGATGTGTTGCCTTGATCGCGGTTGCCGGCCAAGCACTCGTTGATTTTGTGATTATCTACCCCGCAAATATGATGACGGCAGGACTGCTGCTCGGAGCGGTCTGCGGTTGTGAGTTGCGTTCCTCCAAAGGCTCGCCAACAGACGCGTCGACGTATCACAGCAAGCCCCCGACATCTCCCCGGCCCATCGCTTTGGGTCCGTTTGCATGGCTCATGCTACTGGCGATCCCACTGTTCTCCAGCCAATTCATACTCGGTAGAGAGGTTCACAGCCAACAGATTTTGCTCGCAACAACACCTCTTTCCGACGATCAACTCCCCTCGCAAAAAGAGTGTTCTGAAAACGCTCAGCAGCTACAAAAACTGACCGATGCGATGCCCGATAACGCGATCGCGTGGCAACAATTGGCTTGGTGGCAGAACGCGGAACTGCGGCTTCGGATCATCGCACGCCACGCGTCCAACCAACCATCGGTATCCGACGCACAACAGAGCGAACAATGGATCATCCAATCCCCGATGGGCTGGTTCGAAGCTTTTGCGGTGGCCGATCAGCAACAACAATCGAAACTCCGCAACCAACTGGTCCCCGAGGAGGGTGATCGGCAGCTACTCCATTCGTCGCTTGCCGCCCTGTCGCGTGCCAACGAATCGAATCCGTTAATGCCACAAACCCATTTGAACCGTGCCACGTTGGCTCCGTGGATCGGCGACGATTGGCGCCCCCATGCATTGCGTTTGAAACAACTTGCACGTAGCAATCCTGAGCAACTCTATTTTGCAGGACTACTCTTCTACCTGGGCGACGAACAAGAACTGGCGATAGAGACTTGGCGTCGCTATCTAGCCATCGCCGCGACGCGGCGGCAAACGATTTTGGGACTCGCCATGATGAAATGGAAGGCAGAAACGATCGTCAATCAGTTGTTTCCCGCCAATCCCGACTTGTTGATCGCAATGACCGGACACGCATTGCGAGACAAGAAGCTTGCAGAACTAGTACCATTTTGCCAACGCCGAAGCGAGCAACTGATCCATTCTGAAGGTCTACTTACAACAGCCGAAAGACACGCCTGCAACGCACAACTGGCGGAACTGAACGCGGATTTGCAGCGGGCGGCAGAGCATTGGCAAAACGCCACTCTTGCCGCCCCCCAAAATATTGATTACCGACTTCGCTCCGCTTCGTTGGCGTTAAAACTTGGCGACGCGCGGACCGCTCAAAAACAAGCCAATGTGGCCCGAGCGCTCGGTGGATCCAATCCGCAACTCGATCGAATCTTCGCGGCGATTGAACTTCAAAAACCTCGTCACCGCGCTCGTGACCAAGAAGCCTCCCCAAGAGACATGCGTTAG
- a CDS encoding O-antigen ligase family protein, producing MVIGFAVLLSFSRGARASVLIATVLISSVGLRGIGWRSVVGVALISIAGMAAATWFLSQQDSLEKRSEDLSAQRISADDRFEHWAAGSAAAIHYLPLGSGVGTYGFAHLPFKNRDTDSWYRNAHNQYLEVLTESGLLGVAIVLLGILLLARRCWTVFTQSSDPGQMAIGAAGCFVLASIVCQSSVDFVITYPANLLTCGLIFGAVLGCPATAESRKDSSRLAVGGAPYPTTGANGFIWLLLAVAPLQLSQYLLRKEVESDNILSATEIPMETVTPTLDQCNKNQDKLRRLTDAMPDNVAAWQRYAWWQLAELRLKAAKQEAPNQLDKAWQHQTTLHWFSMFANMPSKQHSQSLAALFPSPTDQRLMRDVNHSLQRAVQCNPLSPQSHLALAMLAPISNNAWQHWGTNLAQLAHSNPEHIYAAGLLHYLTDDSEAAIRLWNRYLTVSSQRADTILALAHRRWPPETIVNQLFPDNIALLLAMAGRAQRDPSMREPQSLWTARCIDILQSDESLSDAERAAGRAQLAEQQSDWQQAITYWREAVQGDTSNPTFRVRLSAAHLKLGNEIAAYDQAIVAGSLGARQHQVDSLFHTIERLRRNREPR from the coding sequence ATGGTGATCGGCTTTGCTGTTCTATTATCGTTTTCTCGCGGAGCCAGGGCTTCTGTACTGATCGCGACCGTTTTGATTTCAAGCGTTGGTCTGCGCGGCATTGGTTGGCGGTCCGTGGTGGGCGTTGCGCTGATCTCGATTGCGGGGATGGCTGCAGCAACATGGTTTCTCTCCCAGCAGGATTCGCTGGAAAAACGTTCAGAAGATCTTTCGGCTCAACGAATTTCTGCCGACGACCGTTTCGAACACTGGGCTGCGGGATCCGCCGCTGCAATTCACTATCTACCGCTCGGCTCTGGTGTCGGCACCTATGGCTTCGCCCATCTCCCCTTCAAAAACCGCGATACCGATTCGTGGTACCGCAACGCCCATAACCAATACCTCGAAGTTTTGACCGAAAGCGGATTGCTTGGCGTCGCCATCGTTCTGTTGGGAATCCTGTTGTTGGCGCGGCGATGCTGGACCGTGTTCACCCAGAGCTCCGATCCGGGGCAAATGGCGATCGGAGCGGCAGGGTGTTTTGTCTTGGCCTCAATTGTCTGTCAAAGCAGTGTCGATTTCGTGATCACCTATCCTGCAAATCTTTTGACATGTGGGCTGATATTTGGCGCGGTTCTTGGCTGCCCAGCAACCGCCGAATCACGAAAAGATTCCTCAAGGCTTGCGGTGGGTGGCGCACCGTACCCGACAACGGGAGCCAACGGATTCATATGGCTCCTGCTAGCTGTGGCACCACTGCAACTCAGCCAATATTTGCTTCGCAAAGAAGTTGAATCGGACAATATTTTATCGGCAACTGAAATTCCAATGGAGACCGTCACTCCAACATTGGATCAGTGCAATAAAAACCAGGACAAACTGCGACGTTTAACCGATGCGATGCCCGACAATGTCGCCGCTTGGCAACGCTATGCTTGGTGGCAACTTGCCGAACTTCGCTTGAAAGCAGCGAAACAGGAAGCCCCCAACCAACTCGATAAAGCTTGGCAACATCAAACCACGCTACACTGGTTTTCGATGTTTGCGAACATGCCTTCGAAACAACACTCGCAATCCCTGGCAGCCCTCTTCCCTTCGCCTACCGATCAGCGATTGATGCGCGATGTGAATCACTCTCTGCAGCGTGCAGTCCAATGCAACCCTCTTTCACCGCAAAGTCACCTTGCACTGGCGATGCTCGCACCTATTTCGAACAACGCTTGGCAGCACTGGGGAACCAACTTAGCGCAACTGGCACACAGCAATCCAGAGCATATCTACGCTGCTGGCTTACTGCACTACTTAACGGATGATTCGGAAGCCGCGATCCGGCTTTGGAACCGCTATCTCACCGTCTCTAGCCAACGTGCGGACACGATACTGGCACTTGCCCACCGACGCTGGCCCCCCGAAACGATCGTAAACCAACTATTTCCTGACAACATCGCCCTATTGCTGGCGATGGCTGGGCGGGCCCAGCGCGACCCATCAATGCGCGAACCCCAGTCGCTCTGGACAGCCCGCTGCATCGACATACTTCAATCGGATGAAAGTCTATCGGATGCGGAGCGTGCGGCAGGGCGCGCCCAGCTCGCAGAACAGCAGTCCGATTGGCAACAGGCCATCACGTATTGGCGAGAAGCGGTTCAAGGTGACACGTCAAACCCGACCTTTCGCGTTCGTCTCTCCGCTGCGCACTTGAAACTGGGGAATGAGATTGCTGCCTACGACCAAGCAATTGTCGCTGGCTCGCTGGGAGCCAGACAGCATCAGGTTGACTCCCTGTTTCACACGATCGAACGCCTGCGCAGAAACCGCGAACCGCGTTAA